Below is a window of Paenibacillus bovis DNA.
CCGTATTTTCAAAACAGCAAAAGAACAGGTTAACAAATCCCTGCTTTATGCTTACCGTGACCGTCGTCAAACAAAACGTAACTTCCGCAGACTGTGGATCGTACGTATCAATGCAGCAGCTCGTCTGAACGGACTGTCTTACAACAAAATGATGCACGGCCTGAAACTGGCTGGCGTTAACATCAACCGTAAGATGCTGGCAGACCTGGCAGTTAACGATGTAACTGCGTTCAACTCCCTGGCTACTGTAGCAAAAGAAAAAATCAACGCGTAATTTAGGTTGCGTATTATAAAAGGCTATCTATTTATCTATTCATTGGATAATGGATAGCCTTTTATTATGTGTATAAATAAGAAAGATCAGCTTATTTTCCAGCAGCATAGGTTGAATTGATTATCCAATCGCGAAAGGAATATTCTAATGAAGCGAAAAAGACTTGTACTGTTTTTTAGCTGTATAGTTATTGCAATGCTAATCTTGCTGATAAGTCTGACAAATCATAAAGCAACGATGCCCGAGCCAACTGCGGCTGTTACCACTCAACCGGTTCAACCAGATAGCTATCCGAACAAACAAGAGAATAAGCAAATACATAAAACAATAAGAGAGATTACAGACGAGAGCACTGCCCGTTTCGATGGAGAGTACATGCATACATTTACACTGGATGCTGTAGAGGGAACAGTTTCGCAGATACTTCTTGTTCATATGAGAAATAAGGGCAGGACTTCTTTTACCTATCAATTGTTCGATCCTGCAGGAGATGAATGCAAGAGGGGCACCCTGGCTCCAGGCAAGCAGCAGACGGTTCAATATACATGGATTAACGAGCAGGCTGGAGACTGGACGATGAAGATTTCCAATATAAACGGATCGCCAGGTTCTTATAGCTACTCGGTACAAAACAGGTCATAAAATGAACAGCAAGAAGCTTATGTTGAACAGCGATCCAACCGATATAGTAAAAGGAAATCCCGAATTTATTTTCCTTTATATTTACAGTATTCCAGAGAGTGGGACTCGGTAAAGTATTGTACAAGAAATATGTTGCTGTCGGCAGGTAAATCACGTACACTGTCTGAAGGGCATAAAGCGGACGGGGATTTTGAGGTCTTCAGATGGTGCGGTGCAGCAATAAATATAGCCAGACCATGACTATGTAAAATAGTCTCTTTTATTGAAGAGTGATCTTTCTGATTGAGGAAAAGACAAAGAGATGTTAGATGTCAGGTCTAACGTTGTTATTATCAAATGTATATCTTTTTAGTGCATTAAAACAGTTACGTTGTAAAGTGTGCGGAGGTTATATGACATAGACATAACTTTGATTAGTAAAAATTTACAATATAAACCGCTTACATAGTTTAATGGATAAATTAATTGACCATTTGTTATTAAAATAGTAGATTTTCCTATCACATGATTGTATAATCTGTTCAGTGACTATTAAATCTGCTCCGAAAGCGAACAAAATAATGTTATTTTCAGAAAATGTTCGTGTTTTCATGAGAGAGACAGAAACATAGTTGATACTTTTAAGGGGGAAAAAGATACATGAAGAAGGTCTATTCACTTTCGCTGATTATGGTACTGGCACTGTCCGTTATTCTGGCAGCGTGCGGTAACAAGAGCGACAATGCAAGTGGCGGCAGCACATCTGGAAGCAAAGGTTCCAGCGACGTCAAAGTCGGTATGGTAACTGACGTAGGCGGCGTAAACGATAAATCCTTTAACCAATCTGCTTGGGAAGCTCTTGAAAAAGTACAATCCGCTGGCGGAGCAAATGTGAAATACCTGCAAAGTAAATCCGATCAGGATTATATCCCTAACCTTAACCAGTTCGTTAAAGACGGTTACAGCCTGACTTGGGGAATCGGATTCAACCTGGCAGACGCAATCAAAACCGTTGCAGGTCAAAATCCTGATGCCAAACTGGCAATCATCGATAGTGTAGTAGACGCTCCAAACGTTAAATCTGTAACGTTCTCCGAAAACGAAGGTTCCTTCCTCGTGGGTGTCGTTGCCGGTAAAATGACAAAAACGAATAAAATCGGTTTTGTAGGCGGCGAGAAAAGTCCTCTGATCCAACGCTTCGAAGCTGGTTTCCAAGCTGGTATCAAAGCGGTTAACCCTAAAGCTGAATTTATTGCCAACTATGCCGGTGCATTTGACAAGCCGGATGTAGGTAAAGCAGCTGCAGCAACAATGTACAATGAAGGTGTGGATATTATTTTCCACGCAGCTGGTGCAACAGGCACAGGCGTATTCAATGAAGCAGCATCCCGTAAGAAATCCGGACAGCAAGTATGGGTTATCGGTGTAGATAAAGACCAATCCCTGGAGTTCGGTGATGAAGTAACTTTGACTTCCATGATCAAACGTGTTGATACAGCAGTTGAGAAAGTATCCCAAGAAGTAATCGACGGTACTTTCAAAGGCGGTACAGAAACACTGGGTCTGAAAGATGACGGCGTAGGTATTGCGGAGACTTCCAGCAAAAACGTACCTGCTGACGTACTGAAGCTGGTTGATGAGTACAAAGCTAAAATCGTAGCCGGCGAAGTTAAAGTACCTGATACAGTGAAATAATTGCTTTTGACCATATAGTACAACAGACAAGGCTGGTTAATAACTAGCCTTGTTGTTACGTCTACAGGTAAGTTTATGAATGGCGGAAATGCCGGGTAACATATGAACTATTAATTTGCTTATAAGGGTGATCTAATGGATACAGCAACCCCTGTTGTAGAGTTAAAACAAATAACAAAGCGTTTTCCGGGTATCGTAGCCAATGACTCGATCAGTCTCAAGCTGCAAAAAGGCGAAATTCATGCCCTCCTCGGTGAGAATGGTGCCGGTAAATCGACGCTTATGAATATCGTATTCGGGCTGTATCAGCCGGATGAAGGCAGTATTGAAATTGATGGCAAACCGGTGATCATCGATGGTCCC
It encodes the following:
- the rplT gene encoding 50S ribosomal protein L20 yields the protein MARVKGGFVTRRKHKKYLKLAKGYFGSKHRIFKTAKEQVNKSLLYAYRDRRQTKRNFRRLWIVRINAAARLNGLSYNKMMHGLKLAGVNINRKMLADLAVNDVTAFNSLATVAKEKINA
- a CDS encoding BMP family lipoprotein yields the protein MKKVYSLSLIMVLALSVILAACGNKSDNASGGSTSGSKGSSDVKVGMVTDVGGVNDKSFNQSAWEALEKVQSAGGANVKYLQSKSDQDYIPNLNQFVKDGYSLTWGIGFNLADAIKTVAGQNPDAKLAIIDSVVDAPNVKSVTFSENEGSFLVGVVAGKMTKTNKIGFVGGEKSPLIQRFEAGFQAGIKAVNPKAEFIANYAGAFDKPDVGKAAAATMYNEGVDIIFHAAGATGTGVFNEAASRKKSGQQVWVIGVDKDQSLEFGDEVTLTSMIKRVDTAVEKVSQEVIDGTFKGGTETLGLKDDGVGIAETSSKNVPADVLKLVDEYKAKIVAGEVKVPDTVK